A genomic stretch from Streptomyces venezuelae ATCC 10712 includes:
- the eat gene encoding ethanolamine permease: MTLEDTTPPKDDYLERRALRRGSAGWLLLTGLGVAYVVSGDFSGWNIGLSKGGFGGLAVATVLMGAMYACLVFALAELSAILPTAGGGYGFARRALGTWGGFLTGTAILIEYILAPAAISIFIGDYVESLGLFGLESGWPVYLVCFALFIGIHLWGVGEALRFSLVVTAVAVAALVVFALGAFTDFHVDGLNDIPVDGEAFGASSWLPFGLLGIWAAFPFGMWFFLGVEGVPLAAEEAKDPVRSMPRALAISMGILVLLAVMTFFAATGARGSAAVQEAGNPLVVALQGDGEPTALSRFVNYAGLAGLVASFFSLIYAGSRQLFALSRAGYLPRFLSLTSRRKSPYLGLLIPGAIGFALAAGTGDGARMLNIAVFGATISYALMALSHIVLRRREPGLHRPYRTPGGIVTSSVAFVLALSALVATFLVDRTAAFMALGVYVIALAYFAFYSRHHLVARAPEEEFAALAAAEAELERD, from the coding sequence ATGACGCTCGAAGACACCACGCCACCGAAGGACGACTACCTCGAACGCCGGGCGTTGCGCCGCGGCAGCGCCGGGTGGCTGCTGCTCACCGGGCTCGGCGTCGCCTATGTGGTCTCCGGGGACTTCTCCGGCTGGAACATCGGCCTGTCGAAGGGCGGCTTCGGCGGCCTCGCCGTCGCCACCGTCCTGATGGGCGCGATGTACGCCTGTCTGGTCTTCGCGCTCGCCGAACTCTCCGCCATCCTGCCCACCGCGGGCGGCGGTTACGGCTTCGCCCGCCGCGCGCTCGGCACCTGGGGCGGCTTCCTCACCGGCACCGCGATCCTCATCGAGTACATCCTGGCGCCCGCCGCGATCTCGATCTTCATCGGCGATTACGTCGAGTCCCTCGGCCTCTTCGGCCTGGAATCCGGCTGGCCCGTCTACCTGGTCTGCTTCGCGCTCTTCATCGGGATCCACCTCTGGGGCGTGGGAGAGGCCCTGCGGTTCAGCCTCGTCGTGACGGCCGTCGCGGTCGCGGCGCTCGTCGTCTTCGCGCTGGGCGCGTTCACCGACTTCCACGTCGACGGCCTGAACGACATCCCGGTCGACGGCGAGGCGTTCGGGGCGAGCTCCTGGCTGCCGTTCGGCCTGCTCGGGATCTGGGCGGCGTTCCCGTTCGGCATGTGGTTCTTCCTCGGCGTGGAGGGCGTGCCGCTCGCCGCCGAGGAGGCCAAGGACCCGGTGCGGTCGATGCCGAGGGCGCTCGCGATCTCCATGGGCATCCTGGTGCTGCTCGCCGTGATGACCTTCTTCGCGGCGACCGGGGCGCGCGGGTCGGCCGCCGTCCAGGAGGCGGGCAACCCGCTGGTCGTGGCGCTCCAGGGCGACGGGGAGCCGACGGCGCTGAGCCGGTTCGTGAACTACGCGGGCCTCGCCGGTCTGGTCGCCTCCTTCTTCTCCCTCATCTACGCCGGCTCGCGCCAGCTGTTCGCCCTCTCCCGGGCGGGCTACCTGCCGCGCTTCCTCTCCCTCACCAGCCGCCGCAAGTCGCCGTACCTGGGGCTCCTCATCCCGGGTGCGATCGGCTTCGCGCTGGCCGCGGGGACCGGGGACGGGGCCCGGATGCTCAACATCGCGGTGTTCGGCGCCACCATCTCGTACGCCCTGATGGCGCTCTCCCACATCGTGCTGCGGCGCCGCGAGCCCGGACTGCACCGGCCGTACCGCACGCCCGGCGGCATCGTCACCTCGTCGGTGGCCTTCGTGCTGGCCCTCTCGGCGCTGGTCGCGACCTTCCTGGTGGACCGGACGGCGGCGTTCATGGCGCTCGGGGTGTACGTGATCGCCCTCGCCTACTTCGCGTTCTACAGTCGGCACCATCTGGTGGCCAGGGCGCCCGAGGAGGAGTTCGCGGCGCTCGCCGCGGCCGAGGCCGAGCTCGAACGCGACTGA
- a CDS encoding gamma-glutamyl-gamma-aminobutyrate hydrolase family protein — MNKPLIGVTTYLDQARWGVWDMPAALLPARYPRLVQESGGIAVMLPPDAPETAAAVVARLDGLVVAGGADVEPVRYGAERDPRTGPPARERDAWELALIDAAIAAGTPLLGICRGMQLLNVARGGTLVQHLDGHTEAVGVIGRHAVKPVPGSRYASLVPELAEVPTYHHQAVDRLGAGLAASAHAEDGTVEAVELAAPAWVLGVQWHPEMGEDLRVMRGLVAAATASDTAGRA; from the coding sequence GTGAACAAGCCGCTCATCGGCGTGACGACCTATCTGGACCAGGCCCGTTGGGGGGTGTGGGACATGCCGGCCGCGCTGCTTCCCGCGCGGTACCCACGCCTCGTCCAGGAGAGCGGGGGGATCGCGGTGATGCTGCCGCCGGACGCGCCGGAGACGGCGGCGGCGGTCGTGGCCCGGCTCGACGGTCTCGTCGTGGCGGGCGGGGCGGACGTCGAGCCCGTGCGGTACGGGGCCGAGCGCGACCCCCGGACCGGCCCGCCGGCCCGGGAGCGGGACGCCTGGGAACTGGCCCTGATCGACGCGGCGATCGCCGCCGGCACCCCGCTGCTCGGCATCTGCCGGGGGATGCAGCTCCTGAACGTGGCGCGCGGCGGGACGCTGGTCCAGCACCTGGACGGGCACACCGAGGCGGTCGGGGTGATCGGCCGGCACGCGGTGAAGCCGGTGCCGGGCAGCCGCTACGCCTCCCTGGTGCCGGAACTCGCCGAGGTCCCGACCTACCACCACCAGGCCGTGGACCGGCTGGGCGCGGGGCTCGCGGCCTCGGCCCACGCCGAGGACGGCACGGTGGAGGCGGTCGAGCTGGCGGCCCCGGCCTGGGTCCTCGGCGTCCAGTGGCACCCGGAGATGGGCGAGGACCTGCGCGTGATGCGGGGGCTCGTGGCGGCGGCGACGGCCTCGGACACGGCGGGGCGCGCCTGA
- a CDS encoding purine-cytosine permease family protein, protein MASTIPDPLARSEGAPVDPPATDRPGRVEAHGIDHIPDTERHGHPRELFSVWAAANVNYLSLVIGGALVLMGLSLWQAVGVIVVGNLFWLLTGLLATSGPAAGAPSEVITRAVYGVLGNRVNNAVGGWLVSVCYFALNLAAAATAAFALVEKAGLTANTPVKVAVIVVIAALTLVISVYGHGLIIKLYLPITLVLAGAFTVVALAVLRHADFSYAPAEPVHGTALWALLLAGTTMIASGPLSYTTSADFSRYLPRTASKKAIIGWTAFGAFLPSVIVCSLGAFAATAVDMTDPQTALQEILPGWFVPVFLLALVIGTIAINALTAYSAGLALQAVGLPVRRSVSVLFDGAVAVALTLYGLLVSDFLDTVSNALQVITVLIGPMAAVYATDVLLRRCRYDGPALSDETPGGPFWYTAGVNRAGALALVGGVTTAALCADTLYTGPVAAALGGVDLSLPAGMGVSAALYALLMRNDRVLTAARAAA, encoded by the coding sequence ATGGCTTCCACGATCCCCGACCCGCTCGCCCGCTCCGAGGGCGCGCCGGTCGATCCGCCGGCCACCGACCGGCCCGGCCGCGTCGAGGCCCACGGCATCGACCACATCCCCGACACCGAGCGCCACGGACACCCCCGTGAGCTCTTCTCCGTCTGGGCCGCGGCGAACGTCAACTACCTCAGCCTGGTCATCGGCGGCGCCCTCGTCCTGATGGGCCTCAGCCTCTGGCAGGCCGTCGGCGTCATCGTGGTGGGCAACCTCTTCTGGCTGCTCACCGGTCTGCTCGCCACCTCGGGACCGGCCGCGGGCGCCCCCAGCGAGGTGATCACCCGCGCCGTGTACGGCGTCCTCGGCAACCGGGTGAACAACGCCGTCGGCGGCTGGCTGGTCTCCGTCTGCTACTTCGCCCTCAACCTCGCCGCGGCGGCCACCGCCGCCTTCGCGCTCGTCGAGAAGGCCGGCCTCACGGCGAACACCCCGGTCAAGGTGGCCGTCATCGTCGTGATCGCCGCCCTGACACTGGTCATCAGCGTCTACGGGCACGGCCTGATCATCAAGCTGTACCTGCCGATCACCCTGGTCCTCGCCGGGGCCTTCACCGTCGTCGCCCTCGCCGTCCTGCGGCACGCCGACTTCTCGTACGCCCCCGCCGAGCCGGTCCACGGGACCGCCCTCTGGGCGCTGCTCCTCGCGGGCACCACGATGATCGCCTCGGGCCCGCTCTCGTACACGACGAGCGCCGACTTCTCCCGCTACCTGCCCCGTACGGCCTCGAAGAAGGCGATCATCGGCTGGACCGCGTTCGGCGCGTTCCTGCCCAGCGTCATCGTCTGCTCCCTCGGCGCCTTCGCGGCCACCGCCGTCGACATGACCGACCCTCAGACCGCGCTCCAGGAGATCCTGCCCGGCTGGTTCGTCCCGGTGTTCCTGCTCGCCCTGGTCATCGGCACCATCGCGATCAACGCCCTGACCGCGTACAGCGCGGGACTCGCGCTCCAGGCCGTCGGGCTCCCCGTCCGGCGCTCCGTCAGCGTCCTCTTCGACGGGGCCGTCGCCGTCGCCCTCACCCTGTACGGGCTGCTCGTCTCCGACTTCCTGGACACCGTCAGCAACGCCCTGCAGGTGATCACCGTCCTGATCGGCCCCATGGCGGCGGTCTACGCCACCGACGTCCTGCTGCGCCGGTGCCGCTACGACGGCCCCGCCCTCTCGGACGAGACCCCGGGCGGCCCCTTCTGGTACACGGCGGGCGTCAACCGGGCGGGCGCGCTCGCCCTCGTCGGGGGCGTCACCACGGCGGCCCTCTGCGCCGACACCCTCTACACGGGCCCGGTCGCCGCCGCGCTCGGCGGCGTCGACCTCTCGCTCCCCGCCGGGATGGGCGTCTCCGCCGCCCTCTACGCACTCCTCATGCGGAACGACCGCGTCCTGACGGCGGCCCGCGCGGCGGCCTGA
- a CDS encoding TetR/AcrR family transcriptional regulator, which translates to MPSSVPRKRIRKTPEARRAEIVETAARVALTEGLECVTLRRIADELAVRPGLISHYFPSADDLVGEAFSVAATGELDALLPAERPHGTPTQYLARYFALSAGEAYDDISRLWINARHLSRYRPVLRDRVAEQELASDDRLERLIREGVERGEFRTDDPRTAAIQILVVLDGLGAHANTDRSNRPEAVTRMALTTAERELGLAHGALSDVPAPAEPS; encoded by the coding sequence ATGCCGTCAAGCGTCCCGCGCAAGAGAATCCGGAAAACGCCCGAGGCCCGCCGGGCGGAGATCGTGGAGACCGCCGCCCGGGTGGCCCTCACCGAGGGCCTCGAATGCGTCACCCTGCGGCGGATCGCCGACGAACTCGCCGTACGACCCGGTCTGATCAGCCACTACTTCCCCTCGGCGGACGATCTGGTGGGCGAGGCGTTCAGCGTGGCCGCCACCGGCGAACTCGACGCGCTGCTGCCCGCCGAGCGCCCCCACGGGACGCCCACGCAGTACCTCGCGCGCTACTTCGCGCTCTCCGCCGGCGAGGCCTACGACGACATCAGCCGCCTCTGGATCAACGCCCGGCACCTCAGCCGCTACCGGCCCGTCCTGCGCGACCGGGTCGCCGAACAGGAACTCGCCTCCGACGACCGCCTGGAGCGGCTCATCCGCGAAGGCGTCGAGCGCGGCGAGTTCCGCACCGACGACCCGCGCACCGCGGCCATCCAGATCCTGGTGGTCCTCGACGGCCTCGGCGCCCACGCCAACACCGACCGGAGCAACCGCCCCGAGGCCGTGACCCGCATGGCCCTCACCACGGCGGAACGCGAACTCGGCCTGGCGCACGGCGCGCTGAGCGACGTACCGGCGCCGGCCGAACCGTCCTGA
- a CDS encoding amidohydrolase has translation MRTRLVLLSARLLDPGTGAFLPETALAVSDDGRIAALGDDREIRALAGPATTVVDLKGAVVTPGLVDGHLHPVSGAELTHGLDLSYCADLDDVREALAREVRTLGRGDWLFGWGLDPNVFGDRPVGTAPFDAVLDGVPAFLLLFDAHSALASRRALELAGVDGPRTFDQASAEVVCDADGRPTGFLQEDAACALVERVAPRPTPEESRERLAEALRSMAAAGLTGGHAMDANGESLALYGELDAAGELALRLRVAPWCQPGTDADGVRALIERQGTGGALWRVAGVKLFMDGTIDNGTAWLERPDCHGESTHAFWPDPAAYTHIVGELHRAGVPTATHAIGDAAVRHALDAVEKARTTGGSEVRHRVEHIETVPDDTLRRFADLGVLASMQPTHCCDFTRADHSDNWSRRLGEERASRAWRCRDLVDSGATVVLGSDWPIAPFPPLGVMAGARHRRPSRDLGMPPHGPEQALTALEALRGMTTAAAYAAGEEHEAGRIAPGFRADLTAFAASPLTTPATDLPDLPVLLTVLDGRITHRATEV, from the coding sequence GTGCGCACCCGACTCGTCCTGCTCTCCGCCCGTCTGCTCGACCCCGGCACGGGGGCGTTCCTGCCCGAGACCGCGCTCGCCGTCTCCGACGACGGCCGGATCGCCGCCCTCGGCGACGACCGCGAGATCCGCGCGCTCGCGGGCCCCGCCACCACGGTCGTCGACCTCAAGGGCGCCGTGGTCACCCCGGGACTCGTCGACGGACACCTGCACCCGGTGTCGGGCGCCGAACTGACCCACGGCCTCGACCTGTCGTACTGCGCGGACCTCGACGACGTCCGCGAGGCCCTCGCCCGCGAGGTGCGGACCCTCGGCCGGGGCGACTGGCTCTTCGGCTGGGGCCTCGACCCCAACGTCTTCGGCGACCGGCCCGTCGGCACCGCCCCCTTCGACGCCGTACTCGACGGCGTACCCGCCTTCCTGCTGCTCTTCGACGCCCACTCGGCGCTCGCCAGCCGGCGGGCGCTCGAACTCGCCGGGGTCGACGGCCCCCGCACCTTCGACCAGGCCTCCGCCGAGGTCGTCTGCGACGCCGACGGCCGCCCCACCGGGTTCCTCCAGGAGGACGCGGCCTGCGCGCTGGTCGAGCGGGTCGCCCCCCGCCCGACCCCCGAGGAGAGCCGGGAGCGGCTCGCCGAGGCCCTGCGGTCCATGGCCGCGGCCGGGCTCACCGGCGGTCACGCCATGGACGCCAACGGCGAGAGCCTCGCGCTGTACGGGGAGCTCGACGCCGCCGGTGAGCTGGCGCTACGGCTCCGGGTGGCGCCCTGGTGCCAGCCCGGCACCGACGCGGACGGCGTACGGGCCCTGATCGAGCGGCAGGGCACCGGCGGCGCGCTGTGGCGGGTCGCGGGCGTGAAGCTCTTCATGGACGGCACCATCGACAACGGCACCGCCTGGCTGGAACGCCCCGACTGCCACGGCGAGTCCACCCACGCGTTCTGGCCCGACCCGGCCGCGTACACGCACATCGTCGGCGAGCTGCACCGGGCGGGCGTGCCGACCGCGACCCACGCCATCGGCGACGCGGCCGTCCGGCACGCCCTCGACGCCGTCGAGAAGGCCCGCACCACCGGCGGGAGCGAGGTCCGGCACCGGGTCGAGCACATCGAGACCGTGCCGGACGACACCCTGCGCCGCTTCGCCGACCTGGGCGTCCTCGCGTCGATGCAGCCCACCCACTGCTGCGACTTCACCCGCGCCGACCACAGCGACAACTGGTCCCGCCGCCTCGGCGAGGAGCGGGCCTCGCGCGCGTGGCGCTGCCGCGACCTGGTGGACTCGGGGGCCACGGTGGTGCTCGGCTCGGACTGGCCGATCGCGCCGTTCCCGCCGCTGGGCGTGATGGCCGGGGCGCGCCACCGGCGCCCGAGCCGGGACCTGGGTATGCCGCCGCACGGCCCCGAGCAGGCGCTCACGGCACTGGAGGCGCTGCGGGGCATGACGACGGCGGCGGCGTACGCGGCGGGCGAGGAGCACGAGGCGGGCCGCATCGCCCCGGGCTTCCGTGCCGACCTGACGGCCTTCGCGGCCAGCCCCCTGACGACCCCGGCGACGGACCTGCCGGACCTCCCGGTCCTGCTGACGGTCCTGGACGGCCGGATCACCCACCGGGCGACGGAGGTCTGA
- a CDS encoding LysR family transcriptional regulator, which produces MSSSGEFEERSTPATTSASAGERRGEPYGADVKAQLHHRVPDLGALELLLAVARHGSLGAAAREVGITQPAASSRIRSMERQLGVALVDRSPRGSRLTDAGALVTDWARRIVEAAEAFDAGAQALRGRRDSRLRVAASMTIAEYLLPGWLIALRAERPDTAVSLQAGNSAVVAERLLANEADIGFVEGLAVPDGLDGVVVAHDRLAVVAAPTHPWARRRGPLDPAELAATPLVLRERGSGTRQVLDAALSAHGGLAQPLLELASTTAVKAAAVSGAGPAVLSELAIAEELASRRLVAIPVGGVQLRRDLRAVWPAGHRPTGPARDLLSLTRARPTG; this is translated from the coding sequence ATGAGCAGCAGCGGGGAGTTCGAGGAACGGTCCACGCCGGCGACGACGTCGGCGTCCGCGGGGGAACGCCGCGGCGAGCCGTACGGGGCCGACGTCAAGGCGCAGCTCCACCACCGGGTGCCGGATCTCGGCGCGCTCGAACTGCTCCTCGCCGTCGCCCGGCACGGCAGCCTCGGCGCCGCCGCCCGCGAGGTCGGCATCACCCAGCCCGCCGCGAGCAGCCGCATCCGCTCCATGGAACGGCAGCTCGGAGTGGCCCTGGTCGACCGCTCGCCGCGCGGATCACGGCTCACCGACGCGGGCGCCCTCGTCACCGACTGGGCGCGCCGGATCGTCGAGGCGGCCGAGGCCTTCGACGCGGGCGCGCAGGCCCTGCGCGGACGGCGGGACTCGCGGCTGCGGGTGGCCGCGTCGATGACGATCGCCGAGTACCTGCTGCCCGGCTGGCTCATCGCGCTGCGCGCCGAGCGCCCCGACACGGCGGTGTCGCTCCAGGCGGGGAACTCGGCGGTGGTCGCGGAGCGACTCCTCGCGAACGAGGCGGACATCGGCTTCGTGGAGGGCCTCGCCGTGCCCGACGGCCTCGACGGGGTGGTCGTCGCCCATGACCGGCTCGCGGTCGTCGCCGCCCCCACGCATCCCTGGGCCCGCCGTCGCGGCCCGCTGGACCCGGCGGAGCTCGCCGCGACCCCGCTGGTGCTGCGGGAGCGCGGCTCGGGCACCCGGCAGGTCCTGGACGCCGCGCTGTCCGCGCACGGCGGCCTCGCGCAGCCGCTGCTCGAACTCGCCTCCACGACGGCGGTGAAGGCGGCCGCCGTGAGCGGGGCCGGCCCGGCCGTCCTCAGCGAGCTCGCGATCGCCGAGGAGCTTGCCTCCCGCCGCCTGGTCGCGATCCCCGTCGGAGGCGTCCAGCTGCGCCGCGACCTCCGCGCCGTCTGGCCCGCCGGCCACCGCCCCACGGGCCCGGCCCGAGACCTGCTGTCCCTGACCCGGGCCCGCCCGACGGGCTGA